One Cupriavidus necator genomic region harbors:
- a CDS encoding phosphoglycerate kinase yields MMSLSHASVPHTNPTAPHTLAALLAAGGLAGKRVFIRADLNVPQDAAGDITDDTRIRASVPAIAACLQAGAAVMVTSHLGRPQEGAPDPRHSLAPVGRRLSELLGRQVPLLSGWTEGGFQVPPGQVVLLENCRMNTGEKKNSDELAQKMAALCDVYVNDAFGTAHRAEATTHGIARYAPVACAGPLLAAEIDALGKALGQPARPLVAIVAGSKVSTKLTILKSLADKVDNLVVGGGIANTFMLAAGLKIGKSLAEPDLLADARAIIDIMAARGASVPIPVDVVCAKEFSATAAAAVKDVRDVADDDMILDIGPKTAAMLADQLKAAGTIVWNGPVGVFEFDQFGNGTRVLAQAIAESKAFSIAGGGDTLAAIAKYGIADRVGYISTGGGAFLEFLEGKKLPALDVLEQRAAS; encoded by the coding sequence ATGATGAGCCTATCCCATGCATCGGTCCCGCACACGAATCCCACGGCGCCGCACACGCTGGCCGCACTGCTCGCCGCTGGCGGGCTGGCCGGCAAGCGTGTCTTTATCCGCGCCGACCTCAACGTCCCGCAGGATGCAGCGGGCGATATCACCGACGATACCCGCATCCGTGCTTCCGTGCCTGCCATCGCGGCCTGCCTGCAGGCGGGCGCTGCGGTGATGGTCACCTCGCACCTGGGCCGGCCGCAGGAGGGGGCGCCCGACCCGCGCCACAGCCTGGCGCCGGTGGGCCGCCGCCTGTCGGAACTGCTGGGCCGCCAGGTGCCGCTGTTGTCCGGCTGGACCGAGGGCGGCTTCCAGGTGCCGCCCGGGCAGGTGGTGCTGCTGGAAAACTGCCGCATGAACACGGGCGAAAAGAAGAACAGCGACGAGCTGGCGCAGAAGATGGCGGCGCTGTGCGATGTCTACGTCAACGACGCCTTCGGCACCGCCCACCGCGCCGAGGCGACCACGCATGGCATCGCCAGGTACGCCCCCGTTGCCTGCGCCGGCCCGCTTCTGGCCGCCGAGATCGACGCGTTGGGCAAGGCGCTGGGCCAGCCGGCGCGTCCGCTGGTGGCGATCGTGGCCGGCTCCAAGGTCTCGACCAAGCTGACCATCCTGAAGTCGCTGGCCGACAAGGTCGACAACCTGGTCGTCGGCGGCGGCATCGCCAATACCTTCATGCTGGCCGCCGGCCTGAAGATCGGCAAGTCGCTGGCCGAGCCTGACCTGCTGGCCGATGCCAGGGCCATCATCGACATCATGGCCGCCCGCGGCGCCTCGGTGCCGATCCCGGTCGACGTGGTGTGCGCCAAGGAGTTCAGCGCCACCGCCGCGGCCGCGGTCAAGGACGTCAGGGACGTGGCCGACGACGACATGATTCTCGACATCGGCCCGAAGACCGCGGCCATGCTGGCCGACCAGCTCAAGGCCGCCGGCACCATCGTCTGGAATGGCCCGGTTGGCGTGTTCGAATTCGACCAGTTCGGCAATGGCACCAGGGTGCTGGCACAGGCCATCGCCGAGTCGAAGGCGTTCTCGATCGCCGGCGGCGGCGACACGCTGGCCGCCATCGCCAAGTACGGCATTGCCGACCGCGTGGGCTACATCTCGACCGGCGGCGGCGCGTTCCTGGAATTCCTGGAAGGCAAGAAGCTGCCCGCACTGGACGTGCTGGAGCAACGGGCCGCCAGCTGA
- a CDS encoding ribulose bisphosphate carboxylase small subunit, with the protein MRITQGTFSFLPDLTDAQITSQLEYCLNQGWAVGIEYTDDPHPRNTYWEMFGLPMFDLRDAAGILLEINNARSTFPNHYIRVTAFDSTHTVESVVMSFIVNRPADEPGFRLVRQEEPGRTIRYSIESYAVQARPEGSRY; encoded by the coding sequence ATGCGTATTACTCAAGGCACTTTCTCTTTCCTGCCCGACCTCACCGACGCGCAGATCACCAGCCAGCTTGAATACTGCCTGAACCAGGGCTGGGCGGTCGGCATCGAGTACACCGACGACCCGCATCCGCGCAATACCTACTGGGAGATGTTCGGCCTGCCGATGTTCGACCTGCGCGATGCCGCCGGCATCCTGCTGGAGATCAACAACGCGCGCAGCACCTTCCCCAACCACTACATCCGCGTCACGGCCTTCGATTCGACGCATACGGTGGAGTCGGTGGTGATGTCGTTCATCGTGAATCGTCCGGCCGACGAGCCCGGCTTCCGCCTGGTGCGCCAGGAAGAGCCCGGCCGCACGATCCGCTATTCGATCGAGAGCTACGCCGTGCAGGCGCGCCCCGAGGGCAGCCGCTACTGA
- the tkt gene encoding transketolase, whose amino-acid sequence MNAPERIDPAARCANALRFLAADAVELARSGHPGAPMGMAEMAEVVWRRHLRHNPANPAWPDRDRFVLSNGHASMLQYALLHLTGYDLPMSQLRQFRQLHAVTPGHPEVDVTPGVETTTGPLGQGLANAVGMALAEKLLAATFNRPGFDIVDHHTYVFLGDGCLMEGLSHEACSLAGTLGLGKLICLYDDNGISIDGEVAGWFADDTPKRFAAYGWHVIADVDGHDAHALDAALHEAKAERDRPTLICCRTVIGKGAPAKAGGHDVHGAPLGAPEIAAMRTALGWEAEPFTVPADVADAWDARAQGAAREAEWEARFVSYCAAHPELAEEFVRRANGRLPEGFDAELMALLDAPSPLQGKIATRKASQLCLEALTPALPELLGGSADLTGSNLTNVKASVWVNHAGHGNYVSYGVREFGMAAVMNGIALHGGLIPYGGTFMTFSDYSRNAIRMAALMRLRVVHVLTHDSIGLGEDGPTHQPVEHAASLRLIPNNQVWRPCDGAETAYAWLAALQRENGPTCLVLSRQALMPFERDAAQRADIARGGYVLRDVPAPRVVLIATGSEVEIAARAALDLADAGIAARVVSMPCVELFYAQDAAYRDSVLPPGLPRISVEAGATWYWRGVVGEQGLALGIDSFGESAPAEALYQHFGLTPAHVAAAARVLLEDA is encoded by the coding sequence ATGAACGCACCCGAACGCATCGACCCCGCAGCGCGTTGCGCCAACGCGCTGCGCTTCCTGGCCGCCGACGCGGTGGAGTTGGCCCGCTCCGGCCACCCCGGCGCCCCCATGGGCATGGCCGAGATGGCCGAGGTCGTGTGGCGGCGCCACCTGCGCCACAACCCGGCCAACCCGGCCTGGCCCGACCGTGACCGCTTCGTGCTGTCCAACGGCCATGCCTCCATGCTGCAGTACGCGCTGCTGCATCTCACCGGCTACGACCTGCCGATGTCGCAGCTGCGCCAGTTCCGCCAGTTGCACGCGGTCACGCCGGGGCATCCGGAAGTCGACGTGACGCCGGGTGTGGAAACCACCACCGGGCCGCTGGGTCAGGGCCTCGCCAATGCCGTCGGCATGGCGCTGGCGGAGAAGCTGCTGGCCGCCACCTTCAACCGCCCCGGCTTCGACATCGTCGACCACCACACCTATGTCTTCCTCGGCGATGGCTGCCTGATGGAAGGGCTCAGCCACGAGGCCTGCTCGCTGGCGGGTACGCTCGGGCTGGGCAAGCTGATCTGCCTGTACGACGACAACGGTATCTCCATCGACGGCGAGGTCGCCGGCTGGTTTGCCGACGACACCCCGAAGCGCTTTGCCGCCTATGGCTGGCATGTGATTGCGGACGTCGACGGACACGATGCGCACGCCCTCGATGCCGCGCTGCACGAGGCCAAGGCCGAGCGCGACCGGCCCACGCTGATCTGCTGCCGCACCGTGATCGGCAAGGGCGCGCCCGCCAAGGCCGGCGGGCACGATGTGCACGGCGCCCCGCTGGGCGCGCCGGAGATCGCCGCCATGCGCACCGCGCTGGGCTGGGAAGCCGAGCCCTTCACGGTGCCGGCGGATGTCGCCGACGCCTGGGATGCACGCGCGCAAGGCGCCGCGCGCGAGGCCGAATGGGAGGCGCGCTTCGTCAGCTATTGCGCCGCGCACCCCGAACTGGCCGAAGAATTCGTGCGCCGTGCCAATGGCCGCCTGCCCGAGGGCTTCGATGCCGAATTGATGGCGTTGCTGGACGCGCCGTCGCCGCTGCAAGGCAAGATCGCCACGCGCAAGGCATCGCAGCTGTGCCTGGAGGCGCTCACGCCCGCCTTGCCCGAGCTGCTGGGCGGCTCGGCCGACCTGACCGGGTCCAACCTGACCAATGTCAAGGCGTCGGTCTGGGTCAACCATGCCGGGCATGGCAACTATGTGAGCTACGGCGTGCGCGAGTTCGGCATGGCCGCCGTCATGAACGGCATTGCGCTGCATGGCGGCCTGATCCCCTACGGCGGCACCTTCATGACGTTCTCGGACTATTCGCGCAATGCCATCCGCATGGCGGCGCTGATGCGCCTGCGCGTGGTGCACGTGCTGACCCATGACTCGATCGGACTTGGCGAGGACGGTCCCACCCACCAGCCAGTGGAACACGCCGCCAGCCTGCGGCTGATCCCCAACAACCAGGTCTGGCGCCCCTGCGACGGCGCCGAGACCGCGTATGCGTGGCTGGCCGCGCTGCAGCGTGAGAATGGCCCGACCTGCCTGGTGCTGTCGCGGCAGGCGCTGATGCCGTTCGAGCGCGATGCGGCCCAGCGTGCGGATATCGCGCGTGGCGGCTATGTGCTGCGCGATGTGCCGGCGCCGCGCGTGGTGCTGATCGCCACTGGCTCCGAGGTGGAAATCGCCGCGCGCGCGGCGCTGGACCTGGCCGATGCCGGCATCGCCGCGCGCGTGGTGTCCATGCCCTGCGTCGAGCTGTTCTACGCGCAGGACGCGGCGTACCGCGACAGCGTGCTGCCGCCAGGCTTGCCGCGCATCAGCGTGGAGGCCGGCGCCACCTGGTACTGGCGGGGCGTGGTGGGCGAGCAGGGCCTGGCGCTGGGCATCGACAGCTTCGGCGAATCCGCGCCGGCCGAGGCGCTGTACCAGCACTTTGGCCTGACCCCGGCGCATGTCGCGGCCGCCGCGCGCGTGCTGCTGGAGGACGCTTGA
- the gph gene encoding phosphoglycolate phosphatase (PGP is an essential enzyme in the glycolate salvage pathway in higher organisms (photorespiration in plants). Phosphoglycolate results from the oxidase activity of RubisCO in the Calvin cycle when concentrations of carbon dioxide are low relative to oxygen. This enzyme is a member of the Haloacid Dehalogenase (HAD) superfamily of aspartate-nucleophile hydrolase enzymes (PF00702).), whose amino-acid sequence MATVSLPCTAVLIDLDGTLVDCAPDIVEAANRMLADLGSPALPFGTVAGFIGRGVPNLVRRVLETAQLAPRVDATDAVAMFHRHYADTNGRLGSVFPGVEAGLAALRRQGYRLACVTNKPRALAVPLLALTGLSQYLEVLVAGDSIAQMKPDPEPLRHACNLLDVDAAQGVLVGDSAVDVAAARAAGIPVCLVRYGYAGPGGPAALGADALVDSLEALPALLTPARLAPAA is encoded by the coding sequence ATGGCTACCGTATCCCTGCCCTGCACCGCGGTGTTGATCGACCTGGACGGCACGCTGGTCGACTGCGCGCCCGACATTGTCGAGGCCGCCAACCGCATGCTGGCCGACCTCGGCAGCCCGGCACTACCATTCGGCACCGTGGCCGGCTTCATCGGCCGTGGCGTGCCGAACCTGGTGCGGCGTGTGCTGGAGACCGCGCAGCTCGCGCCAAGGGTGGACGCTACCGATGCCGTGGCGATGTTCCATCGCCACTATGCCGACACCAACGGCCGCCTCGGCTCCGTGTTCCCGGGCGTGGAGGCCGGACTGGCCGCGCTCAGGCGGCAAGGCTACCGGCTTGCCTGCGTCACCAACAAGCCGCGCGCGCTGGCGGTGCCGCTGCTGGCGCTGACCGGGTTGTCGCAGTACCTGGAAGTGCTGGTGGCGGGCGACTCGATCGCGCAGATGAAGCCCGACCCCGAGCCGCTGCGGCATGCCTGCAATCTGCTCGACGTCGATGCGGCGCAGGGTGTGCTGGTGGGGGATTCGGCCGTGGACGTGGCGGCGGCGCGCGCGGCCGGCATCCCGGTCTGCCTGGTGCGCTATGGCTACGCCGGCCCCGGCGGGCCCGCGGCGCTGGGCGCGGACGCGCTGGTCGATTCGCTGGAGGCGTTGCCGGCGCTGCTGACGCCGGCGCGGCTGGCGCCCGCCGCCTGA
- a CDS encoding phosphoribulokinase produces the protein MSERYPIIAITGSSGAGTTSVTRTFENIFCREGVKSVVIEGDSFHRYDRAEMKVKMAEAERTGNMNFSHFGAENNLFGDLESLFRSYAESGTGMRRRYLHSTEEAAPFGQQPGTFTAWEPLPADTDLLFYEGLHGGVVTDEVNVAQYPNLLIGVVPVINLEWIQKLWRDKKQRGYSTEAVTDTILRRMPDYVNYICPQFSRTHVNFQRVPCVDTSNPFISREIPAPDESMVVIRFANPKGIDFQYLLSMIHDSFMSRANTIVVPGGKMELAMQLIFTPFVLRMMERRKRAAL, from the coding sequence ATGTCAGAACGTTATCCCATTATCGCTATCACCGGGTCCTCGGGCGCCGGTACCACGTCGGTGACCCGTACCTTCGAGAACATCTTCTGCCGTGAAGGCGTGAAGTCGGTCGTGATCGAAGGCGACAGCTTCCACCGCTACGACCGTGCCGAGATGAAGGTCAAGATGGCCGAGGCCGAACGCACCGGCAATATGAACTTCAGCCACTTCGGCGCGGAGAACAACCTGTTCGGCGACCTGGAGAGCCTGTTCCGCTCCTACGCGGAATCCGGCACGGGCATGCGCCGGCGCTATCTGCACAGCACGGAGGAGGCCGCGCCGTTCGGGCAGCAGCCCGGCACCTTCACCGCGTGGGAGCCATTGCCGGCCGATACCGACCTGCTGTTCTACGAAGGCCTGCACGGCGGCGTGGTCACCGACGAGGTCAATGTCGCCCAGTATCCCAACCTGCTGATCGGCGTGGTGCCCGTCATCAACCTGGAGTGGATTCAGAAGCTCTGGCGCGACAAGAAACAGCGCGGCTACTCGACCGAGGCCGTGACCGACACCATCCTGCGCCGCATGCCGGACTACGTGAACTACATCTGCCCGCAGTTCTCGCGCACGCATGTGAACTTCCAGCGGGTGCCGTGCGTGGACACGTCCAACCCCTTTATCTCGCGCGAAATCCCCGCGCCCGATGAAAGCATGGTGGTGATCCGCTTTGCCAACCCGAAGGGGATCGACTTCCAGTACCTGCTGAGCATGATCCACGACTCCTTCATGTCGCGCGCCAACACCATCGTGGTGCCGGGCGGCAAGATGGAACTGGCCATGCAGCTGATCTTCACGCCCTTCGTGCTGCGCATGATGGAGCGCCGCAAGCGCGCCGCGCTGTAA
- the rpe gene encoding ribulose-phosphate 3-epimerase: MHATEPNTGHGSQRAIRLAPSILSADFARLGEEVCAIEAGGADLVHFDVMDNHYVSNLTIGPLVCEAIRPLVSIPIDVHLMVEPVDALIPMFAKAGANLISFHPEASRHVDRTIGLIRDHGCKAGLVLNPATPLSWLDHTLDKLDLVLLMSVNPGFGGQAFIPGVLDKVRQARARIDRQVAAGGRPVWLEIDGGVKADNITEIARAGADTFVAGSAVFGAPDADGGYRGILHRLREAATIT; encoded by the coding sequence ATGCATGCCACCGAACCCAACACCGGCCATGGCAGCCAGCGCGCCATCCGCCTGGCGCCATCCATCCTGTCGGCCGATTTCGCGCGCCTGGGCGAAGAGGTGTGCGCGATCGAGGCCGGCGGCGCGGACCTGGTGCACTTCGATGTGATGGACAACCACTATGTGTCCAACCTGACCATCGGCCCGCTGGTGTGCGAGGCAATCCGGCCGCTGGTTTCGATCCCCATCGACGTGCACCTGATGGTGGAGCCGGTCGATGCGCTGATCCCGATGTTCGCCAAGGCCGGCGCCAACCTCATCAGCTTCCATCCGGAAGCGAGCCGCCATGTGGACCGCACCATCGGCCTGATCCGCGACCACGGCTGCAAGGCCGGCCTGGTGCTGAACCCGGCCACGCCGCTGAGCTGGCTGGACCACACGCTGGACAAGCTCGACCTGGTGCTGCTGATGAGCGTGAACCCGGGCTTCGGCGGCCAGGCCTTCATTCCGGGCGTGCTGGACAAGGTGCGCCAGGCACGGGCGCGCATCGACCGGCAAGTGGCCGCCGGCGGGCGGCCGGTCTGGCTGGAGATCGACGGCGGCGTCAAGGCCGACAACATCACTGAGATCGCCCGTGCGGGCGCCGACACCTTCGTGGCCGGCAGCGCCGTGTTCGGCGCGCCGGATGCCGACGGCGGCTACCGGGGCATCCTGCACCGCTTGCGCGAGGCCGCCACCATCACGTAG
- a CDS encoding HAD family hydrolase yields the protein MQALIFDVDGTLADTETAHLQAFNAAFAEVGLDWHWDAPLYTRLLKVAGGKERLMHYWRMVDPEEARGCKVKETIDAVHAIKTRHYAERVGAGGLPLRPGIARLIAEAGEAGLPLAIATTTTPANLDALLQAHLGADWRGRFAAICDAGTTAIKKPAPDVYLAVLERLGLEAGDCLAIEDSGNGLRAARAAGIPTVVTPTTFSAQDSFEGALLVLPHLGDPAEPMPQHVPGAAHRWADLAALRAWHHGTLIEAT from the coding sequence ATGCAAGCCCTGATCTTCGATGTCGACGGCACGCTCGCCGATACCGAAACCGCTCACCTGCAAGCCTTCAATGCCGCCTTCGCCGAGGTCGGCCTGGACTGGCACTGGGACGCGCCGCTCTACACGCGCCTGCTCAAGGTCGCCGGCGGCAAGGAGCGCCTGATGCATTACTGGCGCATGGTCGACCCGGAAGAGGCCCGCGGCTGCAAGGTGAAGGAAACCATCGACGCCGTGCACGCCATCAAGACCCGCCACTACGCCGAGCGCGTTGGGGCGGGCGGCCTGCCGCTGCGCCCGGGCATTGCCCGCCTGATCGCAGAGGCCGGCGAGGCCGGCCTCCCGCTCGCGATTGCCACCACCACCACGCCGGCCAACCTTGACGCGCTGCTGCAGGCGCACCTTGGCGCGGACTGGCGCGGGCGCTTTGCTGCCATCTGCGACGCCGGCACCACCGCGATCAAGAAGCCTGCGCCCGATGTTTACCTGGCCGTGCTGGAGCGGCTCGGCCTGGAGGCCGGCGATTGCCTGGCCATCGAGGACTCGGGGAACGGATTGCGCGCCGCCCGGGCGGCCGGCATTCCCACCGTTGTCACGCCCACCACCTTCAGCGCGCAGGATTCCTTCGAGGGCGCGCTGCTGGTGCTGCCGCATCTTGGCGATCCCGCCGAACCCATGCCCCAGCACGTGCCCGGCGCGGCACACCGCTGGGCCGACCTTGCCGCGTTGCGCGCCTGGCACCACGGCACCCTGATCGAGGCGACCTGA
- a CDS encoding class 1 fructose-bisphosphatase, protein MPEVQRMTLTQFLIEERRRYPDASGGFNGLILNVAMACKEIARAVAFGALGGLHGKASTQAGEEGAVNVQGEIQQKLDVLSNTTFLRVNEWGGYLAGMASEEMEAPYQIPENYPRGKYLLVFDPLDGSSNIDVNVSVGSIFSVLRAPEGADTVTEQDFLQPGSAQVAAGYALYGPTTMLVLTVGNGVNGFTLDPNLGEFFLTHPHLRVPPDTQEFAINASNSRFWEAPVQRYIGECMAGKSGPRGKDFNMRWIASMVAEAHRILMRGGVFMYPRDTKDPAKPGRLRLLYEANPIAFLMEQAGGRASTGRQTLMSVAPGALHQRIGVIFGSRNEVERIEGYHTNQTDPDLPSPLFNERSLFRASA, encoded by the coding sequence ATGCCCGAAGTCCAGCGGATGACCCTGACGCAGTTCCTGATCGAGGAACGCCGCCGCTATCCGGACGCCAGCGGTGGCTTCAACGGCCTGATTCTCAACGTCGCCATGGCCTGCAAGGAAATTGCGCGCGCGGTTGCCTTCGGCGCGCTGGGGGGCTTGCACGGCAAGGCCAGCACTCAAGCTGGAGAAGAGGGGGCCGTCAACGTGCAAGGCGAGATCCAGCAGAAGCTGGACGTGCTGAGCAATACCACTTTCCTGCGCGTCAACGAGTGGGGCGGCTACCTGGCCGGCATGGCGTCGGAGGAGATGGAGGCGCCTTACCAGATCCCGGAGAACTACCCGCGCGGCAAGTACCTGCTGGTGTTCGATCCGCTCGACGGCTCGTCCAACATCGACGTCAATGTCTCAGTGGGCAGCATCTTCTCGGTGCTGCGCGCGCCCGAAGGCGCCGACACCGTCACCGAGCAGGATTTCCTGCAGCCCGGCAGCGCCCAGGTGGCGGCCGGCTACGCGCTCTACGGTCCCACCACCATGCTGGTGCTGACCGTGGGCAATGGCGTCAACGGCTTCACGCTCGATCCCAACCTGGGCGAGTTCTTCCTGACGCACCCCCACCTGCGGGTGCCGCCCGATACCCAGGAATTTGCCATCAACGCGTCGAACAGCCGCTTCTGGGAAGCGCCGGTGCAGCGCTACATCGGCGAGTGCATGGCTGGCAAGAGCGGGCCGCGCGGCAAGGATTTCAATATGCGCTGGATCGCATCGATGGTGGCCGAGGCGCACCGCATCCTGATGCGCGGCGGTGTCTTCATGTACCCGCGCGACACCAAGGATCCCGCCAAGCCGGGCCGCCTTCGCCTGCTGTACGAGGCCAACCCGATCGCCTTCCTGATGGAGCAGGCCGGCGGGCGCGCCAGCACGGGCCGGCAGACGCTGATGTCGGTGGCGCCGGGCGCGCTGCACCAGCGTATCGGCGTGATCTTCGGCTCGCGCAATGAAGTGGAACGGATCGAGGGCTACCACACCAACCAGACCGACCCCGACCTTCCGAGTCCCCTGTTCAACGAGCGCAGCCTGTTCCGCGCGTCCGCCTGA
- the gap gene encoding type I glyceraldehyde-3-phosphate dehydrogenase, with translation MTIKVAINGYGRIGRNVLRAHYEGGKRHDLEIVAINDLGNAATNAHLTQYDTVHGRFPGEVSVDGDAFRVNGDRIRVLAQRNPAELPWGELGVDVVMECTGLFTSKEKASAHLKGGAKKVIISAPGGKDVDATIVYGVNHGVLKATDTVISNASCTTNCLAPLVKPLHEKLGVVNGLMTTVHSYTNDQVLTDVYHEDLRRARSATMSMIPTKTGAAAAVGLVMPELDGRLDGFAVRVPTINVSLVDLSFVAARPTTVEEVNGILKAAAEGELKGILDYNTAPLVSVDFNHNPASSTFDATLTKVNGTLVKVSAWYDNEWGFSNRMLDTAVALAHAR, from the coding sequence ATGACTATCAAGGTTGCCATCAACGGCTACGGACGCATCGGCCGCAATGTGCTGCGCGCCCACTATGAAGGCGGCAAGCGGCACGATCTCGAGATCGTCGCCATCAACGATCTCGGCAACGCGGCCACCAACGCCCACCTGACCCAGTACGACACCGTCCACGGCCGCTTCCCGGGCGAGGTCTCGGTCGACGGCGATGCCTTCCGCGTCAACGGGGACCGGATCCGCGTGCTGGCACAGCGCAACCCGGCCGAGCTGCCGTGGGGCGAACTGGGCGTGGACGTGGTGATGGAATGCACCGGGCTCTTCACCAGCAAGGAGAAGGCCTCGGCCCATCTGAAGGGCGGCGCGAAGAAGGTGATCATCTCCGCCCCCGGCGGCAAGGACGTGGACGCCACCATCGTCTATGGCGTCAACCACGGCGTGCTGAAGGCGACCGACACGGTGATCTCCAACGCCTCGTGCACCACCAACTGCCTGGCACCGCTGGTCAAGCCACTGCACGAGAAGCTGGGCGTGGTGAACGGCCTGATGACCACGGTGCATTCCTATACCAATGACCAGGTGCTGACCGACGTCTACCACGAAGACCTGCGCCGGGCGCGCTCGGCCACCATGTCGATGATCCCGACCAAGACCGGCGCCGCCGCCGCGGTCGGGCTGGTGATGCCTGAGCTGGACGGCCGGCTGGACGGCTTTGCCGTGCGCGTGCCGACGATCAATGTGTCGCTGGTCGACCTGTCCTTCGTGGCGGCGCGGCCGACCACCGTTGAGGAAGTGAACGGCATCCTGAAGGCAGCCGCCGAAGGCGAGCTCAAGGGCATCCTGGACTACAACACCGCGCCGCTGGTCTCGGTGGACTTCAACCACAACCCGGCCTCATCCACTTTCGACGCCACCCTGACCAAGGTCAACGGCACGCTGGTCAAGGTGTCGGCCTGGTATGACAACGAATGGGGCTTCTCCAACCGCATGCTGGATACCGCGGTGGCACTGGCCCACGCACGCTAG
- the cbbX gene encoding CbbX protein, translating into MSAPETTAPLQPPAAQAASLPGSLAESLASSGITELLAQLDRELIGLKPVKARIRDIAALLLVDKLRAARGFSAGAPSLHMCFTGNPGTGKTTVAMRMAQILHQLGYVRRGHLVAVTRDDLVGQYIGHTAPKTKEILKKALGGVLFIDEAYYLYRPENERDYGQEAIEILLQVMENNRDDLVVILAGYKDRMDRFFESNPGMSSRVAHHVDFPDYQLDELRQIADLMLAEMQYRFDDESRAVFADYLARRMAQPHFANARSVRNALDRARLRHASRLLDDAGTVADDRTLTTITASDLLASRVFSKAAPAAQTPAKE; encoded by the coding sequence ATGTCCGCACCCGAAACGACCGCACCGCTGCAGCCACCAGCTGCCCAGGCCGCATCGCTGCCTGGATCGCTGGCCGAATCGCTGGCCAGCTCGGGCATCACCGAGCTGCTGGCCCAGCTCGACCGTGAACTGATCGGACTGAAGCCGGTGAAAGCGCGCATTCGCGATATTGCCGCCTTGCTGCTGGTGGACAAGCTGCGCGCCGCGCGCGGCTTCAGCGCCGGTGCGCCCAGCCTGCATATGTGCTTCACCGGTAATCCCGGCACTGGCAAGACCACCGTGGCTATGCGCATGGCGCAGATCCTGCACCAGCTTGGCTACGTGCGGCGCGGCCACCTGGTGGCGGTGACCCGCGACGACCTGGTCGGCCAGTACATCGGCCATACCGCGCCCAAGACCAAGGAGATCCTGAAGAAGGCCTTGGGCGGGGTGCTCTTCATCGACGAGGCCTACTACCTCTACCGCCCGGAGAACGAGCGCGACTACGGCCAGGAGGCCATCGAGATCCTGCTGCAGGTGATGGAGAACAACCGCGATGACCTGGTGGTGATCCTGGCCGGCTACAAGGACCGCATGGACCGCTTCTTCGAGTCCAACCCGGGCATGTCCTCGCGCGTTGCCCACCATGTCGATTTCCCTGACTACCAGCTCGACGAGCTGCGTCAGATCGCCGACCTGATGCTGGCCGAGATGCAGTACCGCTTTGACGACGAAAGCCGGGCCGTGTTTGCGGATTACCTGGCCCGGCGCATGGCGCAGCCGCACTTTGCCAATGCCCGCAGCGTGCGCAATGCGCTGGACCGCGCGCGGCTGCGCCATGCCTCGCGCCTGCTGGACGATGCCGGCACGGTCGCCGACGACCGTACCCTGACCACCATCACGGCGTCTGACCTGCTGGCCAGCCGCGTGTTTTCGAAGGCCGCGCCAGCCGCACAGACGCCGGCCAAGGAGTAA